Part of the Mytilus trossulus isolate FHL-02 chromosome 2, PNRI_Mtr1.1.1.hap1, whole genome shotgun sequence genome is shown below.
ACCTCAACAACTAAGAAAAGTAGTAGGTCCTACAGTGTCCTGGTGTGTGGTTTCTCACAAATTTCAATACAAACATCTTGTAGAGAACATAAATAAAACCCTGTAAATCCAGATAAtgaactatgtttttttttggtttttttaaacacTGACTTGTAAATAGTTGCAAAAATCTTGATTTGAAATTTAACATCCAGTATATTTACTATGTCATTTCTTTTGATTCTTCATTTCTTGGTATCAGAGTCGGATTTAGGGGGGCAGGGGGCAACGCCCTCCCCCTTTTGGGAAAATATTgtttgcttatatagggaatcactgaagcgtgactggagcgggtccCTTCTTAGGCAGTCAGGTCAGTGgacccccacttatgaaaatatttGGACCCGCCACTAAGtatggttgtttttttatcattaaccTTATAGCTGCATTGAATTATGACtcctttataataaaaaaaaccccataaaacatgaaattttaaGTATTATAAGTGAAATTTGGATGTTAGAACCATTTatcatgttgataaaaaaaaaattattatttagataaattaaaacatatcctCAATCCTGAAACAAAACAGGACACTTGCAAATTAGgctcctttttaaaaaaaagtcactaAGACTGAGGGCAGGGAGTCCTTGATATAATTTGAATCTctattattgatttaaaaaaaagacaaattatagttcaaagtgtccccattgtttattttcattgttttatgtaaactgtatattatgtataatgttttaagccaTTGGTCCATATGGGCATAAAGTGCTTTTCaataaagaataattaaaattattatttttgtcatgaatgaattataaaatacaCATTAATGACAGTATTCATATCAATTTAAATTCACTTGAAGATCTATTAAACTTCCATGGTAAAAGAAAAGATgggaaaatatttattatctCTCCAATAAGTACTTAAGAAATGCCCCAATAAACTATCAAACATGTCATGTGGTGTTGGAAGTAGGCATCTCTTTGAAGTATTATCACTATCAACATCTACATGTTTATCCCCTGAATGTTATGTTAGTATCtgaggtacatgtacataacaaaTGTTCACATTTCACTTCTTTTTAGGTCCTTTTGCAAACGatttcaaatttacaaatcTCAGACTGAAGTTCAGTACTGGTAACTCTGGCTCACAACATGTATGGATGTagtatgaaaataataaaaggtgGTATCATTTCCAaattgccaataaaacaactcttCACTATAGGTCCAGATAATCATGCCGTCTCCTGTgggtatttttcaattttcacttcTTTTGATCTTACTATGATGTGTGGGGAGGCAGGCGTCAAAGCAAAAACTTGAAATAGCTCTCCAAGacatcaaaattatttggactaactCCCCAACAGAGatcaaaagatatattttaacaaCTTAAGAATAttatacagccttcaacaatgtgcaaaaaGCTATACCACATTCTGATACATTGTTTGTAAAGACACATATTGGACTTTATTATTACCTAATGAACTACAGATATACATACAAGCtcaaaaaatagattttactgAAAGTGACGAAAATCCAGATTTTCCATggaatttttaaacttttatagtTGCCTTCTATAGGATGGCTCTGGATTTCCAgaaatgttttaataacaaGAGCATAATTTTCcatggaatatttttatttatctatttgcCTTCTATAGGACTGACATGGAATTccagatttttttctgaaccaCATCAAAAATTTTCCATGGATTTTTTTCCAAACCACATGTACCTTCTATAGGGGGGGGTATGGAttatttctggaatagcccATTATGTGTATCAAATTATGGGATGGTCAACTGTCAATGTATAACAGGGGCTGCttcagccatttttaaaagggggatTCCAACTTTGGACAAAAAGGGGTGTTCCAACTattggggaggggggggggtaggaggggtctagatcctgaaatcccgggcttaaaaaaaTCCCGGACttgaaaacatgaaatcctgcAGTCCCAAAAGTCAAGAAAAAAATTTCCAGGATCccaaaagggtcaatcccgaaatcccgagcttaaaaacacctgatcccaGAGTCcagataaaggtcctatcccccctcaactatatgtccccattctaATGCATTGATCTTCCAAAAAAGATGGCAGTTCCAACCCCAGAAACCCtgcccctggatccgccacgcATAAATGTATCAGGTCCATTCGCCAATAATATCCATTCAGCCAGGGTTTGTTTGAtcgtttaaaaaataaaagaaataattcacCAATATCCATACATTTGTTGAATCAATTAATCACAGGATTTGACCAATCTAAAAAATTAGGACATATTGGAAGCAggctatttcataaaatttttacCAGAATGACAATTAAGAATAAAtgtatatggaccataatttggtattcggcctttggtttctttttgtatccttttttataagttctaaaattttaacttttatttttgtgggttgtgttggtgttagaatagtatgaatggaacaattgagtttttcgagaaaaaaataatacattttgattcaccgtttacgtgacatgaaaccaaacaggaaaccaatctttattttctttattttgtacaatataattcaaaaggcataaataaacaccattactagtgttacttgcttcatgttaatatttaaaatctattttcaatgttttattaaagtttttttttaaacctgacaggaaaccataagaaaccgaaagcatatttttagtcttattttattgcaaaatctgcttaaaataatctgaacagtatactctttcttaaaatccatcttaaatgtaacagttttataaaactcctaaatatgtgcttgttttgaaaacaattaatacaatttattcagaattttccatattttcttcattgatacaggataccataatcgttgtatcttgatgtttaagccaaaaaaatgtatttatatttggttttgatattccagttatttacaatttattccaaatcattgacaatgtaacattctttttatccagtaaagaaaaaaacttttaacttggaattaaaatctttaaaataggcacaatgtgatacttgtgacctgtacaccatctacatggtttccacattttaacctactttagtgggctaaaatcaataaagtacttcctttcaagtcatgcatggtaaaagttaacttctcctttgacaaatttattgcctttctgataagtgtttgcagaacatgaataaaaaatattaattaaaaactgtgacaaatattccaactttgtacattccaattgtaacggtatattaacatgtattttttattaaattatatttattcacctaaaatatccagtaatatttactgctgaagttaaatcaatccaacgagcattggtacaatgataagagacgtaatttcgattgatttttccaaggactcttcatgtcattatcgggaaacgaagtgtgttctaacgtctgtcaaataggaaatcgattttgtcaagtcattgggcatttattttcacacaggatcgtatgtaacattatgcacataggaaaaataacagaccaccggcgcaatctctttgacaattgtattttcctcttttaaacaagacgaaacaagtctacagattatgtttgctaacatcccgttggaaacaaaaacaatgtttagacctagtatttcctacatccggccgtaatggcgttatcacatgttaggcacatgtttcacgtatgactggaaatgattagaacttaaggacaaaaacaattttaataaataactggacttctgtttcgtgtgaaatggTACGCATAACGATAacgtaattttcttacttaattattacaaagatcaaaacaagaatgtaaatcatctcggatttacctgtttgaacatctcgcgagagttcatatttgcatattgtttttagcGTCATTGATAATTGTGTTAAAAGAGAGTCTTGACCAGTTATTTTTTAAAGAGGCTGTACTGTCTTCAATGAGGAGAAGAGTTAATCACATCAGTGGTCAAAATGCTTTACAAGTACCTTTATCTGCTTGTCTGTACAAACTTCATACAATGTAGTTTAAATTGTATTAAGTTTGAATTAGGAAACAGGTACATTTAACTATTTATTAATCAACACCGAAGAACACTTAAGTACCAGTATCTTTGTTGTTCAAAATGTCATGTTTACAAACTCAGACATCCAGCATGACCTGATTAAAAATTTAATCTATCAAAAATGGTTATTTAAATAGTTCCTGGTTTagcacacacacacacacacacaccaacTGTAATATTTACTTAAGCTAATTTTTGATTAGAACATATTGTTTCAGCTATCTCAGGTAGAACAAGCATTACAGGCAGCAGGAGATAATGCAGATCTATTACAACTCAAATCTGATTTAAAAGAGGTCATTAGTCTTACCAATGGCAAGTATATACAACAAATTattcatgcatttattattacgattttgtcattttagactaaaatgggATTTTAATTTTTGGGATGTTGAGAAAAGTACTGTTTTACTTTAATCATGTtagttcatataaaataaattaagatgcgagtttaaattattgccattATTACCCTGTCAATTTTTTcgcaataatttttttaatttacacttatacatggatatatatatatatctattaaatcttactaagttttaaattttctttgacAAAATAAGAACTTTAACAAGTcatctaattggcactcataccacattcaTGACATTGTACCACACCTTCTTATACAATGTATCTATTGTTAAGAACTTTAAGTTCCAACTTTCTTaggcaaagttgaccttagATGACATGGATGAATTCTACTATACATGTAGATCTATATGgttatgtataaaatgtagattcTAATAACTTATGTGtctatgtaataatttatacatCTTTGACTTTCAAAAACAGTAAATGATTGAGTATTCGTCACTGTCACTATTCCTGATGAAGTTATTTTTTAAAGCCAGAAAAATGCTTTTGGCCCACAAAATGCTTTTGGCCCACAAAGTTGTAAATCATTGTTTTCCTTTATAAATTGAACCCCTGTCTAATATAGCTCATTGAGAGTGAACACAAACTGTTCATGTTGTTAGTGAAAGATGGACTCAGTATACATGTGGTATAGACACTATGGTGTACAGGCCCGCAAACTTATAATCATTTATGTAATAGAAATGATAACAGattaaaaagtaatataattgatatatatgtatatgtctgtaataaaaatgataacagATTAAAAGGTAATTGATATTCAATATGTCTGCAAGGTGCTCTACTTTTAATAtatggatataggaagatgtggtatgagtgccaatgagacaactttccatccaagtcacaatttataaaagtaaaccattataggtcagaaaacagtcttcaacatggagccttggctcacaatgaacagcaagctataaagaacTTACAAAAATTACTATATACAGTGatattacaagtgtaaaaccattcaaatggggaAAACAACAgtcaaatctatataaaaacgagaaacacttacttatgaaccacatcaacaaacaacaactactaaACATCAGGTTCCTACATGATATAATTGTCACATCAGACTTCATTGATCATGTTCATTATTCATTAactaatatcatgaatatatacACATATTCCTATGCAATTTACAATTAACTTTTACCTGAACTTAGACACAAGTCTAGGGAGTGATATTAAGGATAAACAGTAATTAATTTCTATCATGCCTATTGAAGGCTTTACATtcattgaaacattttaaatttgagacattttatatgtgtacatcatgtacatgtacaataaataaCTCTAAAGCTTGATAATAATCTTTAAATCTGTTGACAGAGAGTTTATTAGCACTGAAGAAACGTGAAATATTAAAGAGTTTAGAAAACCATGAGACTGATAATCAACCACAGTCTTCATCGTCAAAGATTGATGATGAATATGCTGCTTTTCAGGTAAACAACTTTGTACAATAATTGAAGATCTGTTTTTCTGCTCATAAAAGTTGTactacattttaataattaattctagaataaaaacaaaaaaaatgttctgaATTCAGATTTTTCCCTTACCTTCTAGTGTtatattttgaagaagaaaaaaaataatttagaaatgtagaaatgtctaaaaaaaaaaagatgtttggACTAAGACAAAATACCACAACCCCTCTCTCTTGAAATTAAATAGTTGTTCCCTTATGTTTgcaaaagaattttttttgggAGGAGATATCTTCTATCACCTACTGATTGGTATATTCATCACCCTTGATGTGTTTAGCTCTTGTTTCATGACTTTCTTACAGGTGTTCGATTGGTATGTTGATATTTAATACCTTAGTTACAGATTTTCTctgataaagttttaatttgttgttcTTTGCAAAAATTTGGTAACATTAGACTGCTGCATTGAagaattgtatttttgtctaaCATCACCACTTTGAGTCTTATTTATTTgtgaatgtttattttcttttctttagcttgtattgtaaataattatctTGATGATTTTTGTGTAGATCATGTGCTGCAGTGGGCATCAACTGTGTTTCCTAAAGTGCAAGAAGCATTCAAACTTTGAATTGCAAGTTCtaatagatagagatatttcaaaatttcctaTTTTAAAACTTGACCATGTACCTTTAAAGTTAAATAATCATATGCAGACAGAATCATATTAAACAGAACATATGCATGGTGTACAGTAgacaaatctataaaaaaaataaaaaatatatatacatcttcattaataaattatttaggCAATGCTTGGAAGTGAACTGACAGACTGTAAAGAAGAACCAACATCTTCCACACATTCAAGCAGTCACATTAgcaagggacataactcctgCTTACAAAAGGAAGTGAAAAATGGATCAGATAATAACAGTGACAATTTTGACAGTGATTACACTGAAcaatttaaagatttaattgGTGGAATATGTCGTGTTCCATTCTCATTTGATTGGGGAAATTTAAGTTATTATAATGCAATGATAACAGGAGTTGTGAATCCAGACTCGGATGATAATATACCTAAggtaatacatatatattatatgatagAACTTTTTCACtcgttttatacatgtataatgtaccTTTTCAAACTCTTTAAGTGGTACATgttattttaaagttcaattAAATATGTAACTTAAATTATTTAAGTTGTCTCCTAACTTGTTTAAAGGGGCATTAgctatgatatatatatattaatcatgataatcatgAATGAAAGAACAAgcaaaataacatgaataatgaaTTACTTTTAGCAGccagtttggttcaattttgtcaaaataaactaAGAAACATGGCtgatgaatattattttaaacttgCAAGTGAGTAATTTGACCGCATTCATTCCCTATTAGTATGACCTTTAATTTAACTCCTTAGCAAGAGATGGGTTATGCATGAAAAAGGCATGTTCagttattaaaagaaaaagaatgtcaacattgaaagtgaaacaaagataaaccaTATGTCATgaatatctatataaatttatttttcaggttcTAGTCATGTTTTGTAATCCTACCCATAATTCCATGCTTCCATGCAAGTATTTCCTGGAGGGTCAGTGTAGATTTCCAGATGACAAATGCAAGTAGGTTTTCCTGATTATTTTCcttagatacaaaataataCCTTTTTTACATACAActagttttaaacttttaaaggaTAACGGATGTACTGAATAAACCATGTTAAGATTTAGGTATGAATAAAGATCCTATCATTATCTTTTACaattattgatgtttttttctgttctggAATTTGTCACTACAGTTTAAATCTACTCTAATAACTGCATTAGACCTATTTCCCCTTTTAATCAGCTTCTGgctgtaaattatataaatgcaaaagtaacatacatgtatataatgatattacatttatgtttcattttaatacattattttgattggttaattgcAATCTGGCGTATTCAGAAATCAACTTTCATTTCCAAATGAAATCTtaacattcatgatgacacgagctTCCACAATAAAATGCACaggtaaataaaagaaaacttgacagaaatggtgttttcatgatcctataaaaaaaaaaatgcaattataagtattgaatatttcttttagtagttatatagggttgtaaaagcgttgactatgcacttcatacaaaatgtacttcagtCAACGCTTTCATACctcaataattttacaaaaagaagcattcaattcttaaatagaTGTTCCTAGTTTAAACCCCCTTGGTATGTTGATAACTTTTCATGTTCAGATTGTTTATATTATTGACATGTCTGTACTTTTGTTTACAGGTTCTCTCATGGCTATCCAATTTGTCTAGACGATTTAGAAGAATACAAAGAACTAGACTACAGGTACTCACAATGAGACATGCTTCAACTTTGATTTATCAAACAACTTAAATAGGAATTAAACtcataatttcattattttcactTAGAATACAATTTGAAAAGGAAAACTCTGTATTTAGTTTAGGAAAATGTGTGTATATGTCTGCATCTAATTTATTAGTAACCTGCCAACCCCCaattctttaaatataaaagaagacAATATTGAGTTGTTAAATAGTTTATCACAAAATGAATCGTGTAAAACCagtcaaatgggaaaaccaatggtctaatctatataaaaaatgtgagaaacgtgaaacacttatgaacaacATCAAGAAAAGCCAACCattgaacatcaggttcctgacttgggacaggtgcaaacaaatgcagaaggtttaaacatgttaatagATACTaaccttcacccttacctgaaacaatagtgtaacatcacaacatagaaagacacaccaTAAAATATCTAGGCCATTTTAATTGCAGTATGCTCAAACTTGAAGATAAATGTTTGGCTCGTTATGAAGATGATCTCTGGTATCCGGGAATGATTGTTGATCTCCATGACGATGATCATGTGACAGTAATGTATAACTCCTATGAGGAGACAGCTAAACTTGAATTAAAAGATATTGTTCCCTATGGTaagttatttgaattttttctaaatataacataatttagAAGGAAATAAAGCTGTATTGCAATTTTCAGAATTACTCACAAGCCTAACTGCTAGTATATAATAATCTGTTTGCCATAAACAATTACATTTCAATAGGCTGTATCTTGATGGTCAGTTTCTACAGGTTAGCTAGAGGAAAACTTCATggatcatggatatttgatttcacaGTTTTGTTGAAGGCAGCTTACACGCCTATAGGAAATTTGTCAttcattgaacttttaatttcacatttcaCCTTTaccaatgaaatacaataaaattggtactccatgaaaattaatgaatacaCAGTATATGTACGATTTTGAGTGATGATGTTTGGTTTTATcggtaattcgtatattttccctttgatcttactgcctaatattttcgtGTATCAATGTAGtggctgtatcactgaaaatattaggcaatacattgcaattgtgtgacgtcataattacagataaacagaataataggtagtttctttttttatacttttaaacaatgtaaatatagaataataggtagtttcgtttttgatacggactatatcatgtggaatatctcaACTCGCCCTAACCATGCTAACAggctcgtctagatattccacatgatatagtccgtatcaaaaacgaaactacctattattctatatttacattgtttaaaagtaaaatcatgaaaatcagGATAATTCTGAACTccaagaaaaatttaaaattgaaagtccctaatcaaactCACCTACCACCATCTTGGTTGAAATCACAACCTCAGTGTAGACAGaccattttaaataaactatatattttgaccACTCACCAATATGcacttaattatattttatcacTATTTACAAACAATTCAATGGGCCAGTTTGCCTcttatttatatagaaatattgtGTGAACTATTATCAGAATATAAAGTCATTTACAGTTTTCTAGTATGGTTAACTTGAAtggatatttatttattagacaATAGATGTAAAATGAACAAGCTGAATTGAGTTTTTTGAATGGTTACagaatattgattttgttgtagcatgaatataaaactatttttagacAAACATTCAGAAGACTCTGATAACAGTGATAATGACAGAACTCAGCCTCTTTCTGGAAGTGAGAATGAAGAAGATGAACTTCCTGTGTTCCTTTGGAGACCATCATCAACCTCTGACACATTCGGTGAATGGGAAGCCCATACAAAGGTTTCTAATTCATATTAACTTCTTTATATTATTCCTTGTTGTAGTTTATTGtgaaatatatgcattttaagTTGAACTTTCCTCGCCATAGACACAGGAAAAAacttcatttttctttaaatgtagTATTAATATATGCTTGATTCTGAGAATTGAAAGTTCCTAATTTTTTGGAGCAAGGTTACTTGTAGATGAAATAACACAATCCAGTTCAGTTTGTAAATAATCATAAGCTAAGAAAATATGGAGGAACTTTGACTGTCACTGGGAAAGGGGATATCTAATACTTTATAAGCTAACAAAAATCCTAGTCTAAATTAGCTTGGAAAGACTTACAATCTTACTTAAACAGAATAAATCTTGCAGACAGAACGTAGTCTGTAAAAATTGCACTTTTCATTAACAAATTGGCTTCACAATAGTTGAAAAATAACAGTCAAAAGTCCTTGTCACTTTGAGAAGTAAATTCTTCTTCAATGTTGACCTTTTAATATAAAAccttttgaaaaagttaaagtCCTTAACAGTTTATTGAATCTTACTATCAGTTTTATAGTTGTAACTGTGACAATGTCTGCAGAGTGAGTGAACACAGTTTTGCATACATCTTAATCTCATGCTAGGACCAGattaacaaacatatttttactgtGTCTATTTCtgtgtgtttctttattctacatatAGGGGggaaggttgagatctcactaaacatgttttaacccactttttttgtgtttccgAAGTCataagcctctggcctttgctataatttttcaattaaagttcagttatatgttttggagtttagtctGACattcatttacacatttttgtttagcttAAGCACGTCTTTGTGTGAGGGATTTTCTAGCTGTgttgaaaacccattggtggcctttcaGCTGTTATCTGGTCAGGTTGTCGCTCtatgacatattccccatttctattctctcaattttatattagatACTTCATAgctttgatatgatttttttctagcaaaataggtaaaaaaaaatggacagtgTAAACAGTCAAGTCAGGAAATTTCAATCATCCAGAAAGTCTACAGAACTTGAACTGAATGGATTTATGAGATGATACAAAATTGTTTGCAGcatttaatttatcattaataCAGTGTGAATGTATCTGTTTATTTTCCTAGGGTATTGGTATGAAGTTGATGAAAAAAATGGGTTACATTTATGGTCAAGGACTGGGGAAATCAGGCTCTGGCAGAGTGGAACCTGTACCTATTCAACTTATACCTCAAGGTAACagtataaattaaattaatttaattggGAAATGctgttttaactattttaagtcaggaatatgacagttgttatctaaaaagtaaaaatcacaaaaatattgaacttggAGGAAAATGGacagtccctaatcaaatggcacaatcaaatgataaaa
Proteins encoded:
- the LOC134705991 gene encoding zinc finger CCCH-type with G patch domain-containing protein-like, with amino-acid sequence MDLDETSLVSSLELYKTQLSQVEQALQAAGDNADLLQLKSDLKEVISLTNESLLALKKREILKSLENHETDNQPQSSSSKIDDEYAAFQAMLGSELTDCKEEPTSSTHSSSHISKGHNSCLQKEVKNGSDNNSDNFDSDYTEQFKDLIGGICRVPFSFDWGNLSYYNAMITGVVNPDSDDNIPKVLVMFCNPTHNSMLPCKYFLEGQCRFPDDKCKFSHGYPICLDDLEEYKELDYSMLKLEDKCLARYEDDLWYPGMIVDLHDDDHVTVMYNSYEETAKLELKDIVPYDKHSEDSDNSDNDRTQPLSGSENEEDELPVFLWRPSSTSDTFGEWEAHTKGIGMKLMKKMGYIYGQGLGKSGSGRVEPVPIQLIPQGQSLDRIMELKELAGDQDLFDVLKKQKKGKHKSKVPKQKIVLKQSPTDVFEFINKKLSGKKGDIKELIPDHHVHINLKKQSQPTKEITVNDLSKRSDRNINVQIFKTHEEMKNVEKEISRLKQSLSRNENKDKGVANVIKQKISAKEEYLQKLKLSEQTMQNHQTKRSNHKKLTIF